A DNA window from Solanum lycopersicum chromosome 3, SLM_r2.1 contains the following coding sequences:
- the LOC138347239 gene encoding auxin-responsive protein SAUR32-like has product MGIGHKHHPHFKSHVQLHLPSFHHHHHENKIEEFKEILPKGCVAVMVGQGEQQQRFVVPVMHINHPLFVQLLKGAEDEVEFHHDGPINVPCHVEEFRHVEDIIQHDNNNNHHLWCFKASSLT; this is encoded by the coding sequence atggggatTGGACACAAACACCATCCTCATTTCAAATCTCACGTTCAATTACATCTGCCTAgttttcatcatcatcatcatgaaaataaaatagaggaATTCAAGGAAATACTCCCAAAAGGGTGCGTCGCGGTAATGGTGGGTCAAGGAGAGCAGCAGCAGAGGTTTGTTGTACCAGTGATGCACATCAATCATCCTCTGTTCGTTCAATTGCTGAAAGGAGCAGAGGATGAAGTAGAATTTCATCACGATGGTCCTATTAATGTTCCTTGTCATGTCGAGGAGTTTCGCCATGTTGAGGATATCATacaacatgataataataataatcatcactTGTGGTGCTTCAAAGCCTCATCTTTAACCTAG
- the LOC101245335 gene encoding uncharacterized protein, translating into MRKSPFYVANGSEASLSSFPVIPGSTILSTPSHISSDFNSSLPLPDPYWNSTFLFPSAPVFDGTFDFITICFISGLLLLSLLSFVFIFHLRLRSRQYPHLKNFNSLWTVRLLLVFFAILWALNEVVRLHFIRRNYILPLLPPLTLNQQANLCKVHVVLSVGLFEPAFLTTLLFLVNVSIKKHSPSGIWAVIVVWPICLPLLVLQILAVFFSPLQKRLPIYLHSSSFVSTDNLGNQTVLCTYPVYSSILFGGFTVAYLLAFVISCWRVISFVINRKIQVRVNLLATSFMIALPLQILCLVSLPIRPPDDPFHCVSMLVMFLAVAWCITVGEVTLVIKPIADAFAAGNASSCRLNTGATLGQPNGDGGRVEGRS; encoded by the coding sequence ATGAGAAAATCACCTTTCTATGTTGCTAATGGCTCCGAAGCATCTCTTTCATCTTTTCCGGTAATACCAGGTTCTACGATATTATCTACGCCTTCACATATCTCTTCCGATTTCAATTCCAGTTTGCCGTTGCCAGATCCCTACTGGAATTCAACTTTCCTTTTTCCTTCTGCTCCTGTTTTTGACGGAACATTTGATTTCATCacaatttgttttatttccggtcttcttcttctttctctacTTTCGTTTGTGTTTATCTTCCATCTCCGTCTCAGATCTCGTCAATATCCGCATCTGAAAAATTTCAATTCTCTGTGGACCGTTCGTTTACTCCTTGTTTTTTTCGCTATTCTTTGGGCGTTAAACGAAGTTGTCCGGCTACATTTCATTCGCCGGAATTATATACTCCCTTTGTTACCACCTCTAACCCTAAATCAACAAGCAAATCTGTGTAAAGTTCATGTGGTTCTCTCCGTGGGCTTATTTGAACCGGCGTTCTTAACCACCCTTCTTTTCTTAGTAAACGTGTCCATTAAGAAACATAGTCCAAGTGGAATTTGGGCTGTTATCGTTGTCTGGCCGATTTGTTTACCTCTTTTGGTGCTTCAGATCCTTGCTGTGTTCTTCTCCCCATTGCAGAAGCGTCTACCGATATACCTGCATTCTAGCTCCTTCGTTTCAACAGATAATTTGGGGAACCAGACGGTGCTCTGTACTTACCCTGTGTATAGTTCTATTTTGTTTGGGGGATTTACTGTTGCGTACTTGTTAGCCTTTGTAATTTCGTGTTGGAGAGTTATCTCCTTTGTAATTAACAGAAAAATTCAGGTACGAGTGAATTTGCTGGCGACTTCTTTCATGATTGCGTTGCCTTTGCAGATTTTGTGCTTAGTATCATTACCAATTCGGCCGCCGGATGATCCATTCCATTGTGTTTCTATGCTGGTGATGTTCTTAGCTGTTGCGTGGTGTATAACGGTTGGGGAGGTTACTTTGGTAATTAAGCCGATTGCAGATGCATTTGCCGCTGGTAATGCAAGCAGCTGCCGTTTGAATACCGGAGCTACGTTAGGACAGCCGAACGGCGATGGAGGAAGAGTGGAAGGACGGAGTTAG